A window of Puntigrus tetrazona isolate hp1 chromosome 11, ASM1883169v1, whole genome shotgun sequence contains these coding sequences:
- the c11h3orf14 gene encoding uncharacterized protein C3orf14 homolog: protein MASYTHEEFELSQKHEDILGKRALLLQQMEAHYEQQKAKKKQQYLKSQAAKERNAQILEDLQNAEENLQTRQLLHPDIINLETCYWASVERKLPEWEQYLLGKGRPPTRETERLLRQQKPKTRQDPSTAQGKGKPPRPKPR from the exons ATGGCCTCTTATACGCACGAAGAGTTTGAACTCAGCCAGAAACACGAAGATAT ACTGGGGAAAAGAGCATTACTGCTGCAGCAGATGGAAGCGCACTATGAACAGCAGAAGGCTAAGAAAAAACAGCAGTATCTGAAGTCTCAAGCGGCGAAGGAGAGAAATGCTCAGATCCTTGAG GATTTACAGAATGCTGAAGAAAATCTTCAAACCAGACAGCTGCTTCACCCAGATATTATTAACCTTGAG ACTTGTTATTGGGCCTCAGTTGAGCGGAAACTACCAGAATGGGAGCAGTATTTGCTTGGGAAAGGACGACCACCGacgagagagactgagagattGCTTAGACAACAGAAACCGAAAACAAGACAAGATCCCTCCACCGCACAAGGCAAGGGCAAACCCCCTCGACCCAAACCTAGATGA
- the ogfr2 gene encoding opioid growth factor receptor 2, translated as MCFKRALWCLLRGLLRLFRTLTTLVRRGLAKLRLRRTGQNNMSGDECEYDSTWEDGDENKTPRKKKMYHSRGKSRRNMFAARDMQDFRHGCWGLRDIHDDGGDDDDDAGKQDKGCYYNLEFYRGNLRSSPDDLYITDFHQKWWGDYYLLEDVHSYIQWLFPIQEPGVNWRAHVLQKNEIKLFRKDKKAKKRLVKSYELMLDFYGIRMVDESTGEVERSDNWKDRFRNLNSHTHNSLRITRILKCLGILGLKHYQAPLVKFFLNETLVEGQLENVKQSALDYFLFAVLDRSERRELVKFAFKNFKPREDFVWGPRKILSGQMARCKNEKMDQPKEEIRSSAEDEQNHSAVHEKNKKDRKDNDWAAVPNKSKEKDSENENEGVGKKII; from the exons ATGTGCTTTAAGAGGGCACTGTGGTGTTTGCTCCGTGGACTGTTGAGGCTTTTTCGTACTTTGACTACTTTGGTTCGGCGTGGTCTCGCTAAACTTCGTTTGAGGCGCACTGGCCAGAATAACATGTCAGGTGATGAGTGCGAATATGACTCCACATGGGAGGATGGAGACGAAAACAAAACACCCAGAAAGAAGAAG ATGTATCACAGCCGCGGAAAGAGTCGCAGGAACATGTTTGCTGCAAGGGACATGCAAGACTTTCGACATGGTTGTTGG GGCTTGAGAGATATTCATGATGACGGTGgggatgatgatgacgatgctGGTAAACAAGATAAA ggCTGCTACTATAACCTAGAATTTTACCGTGGTAATTTAAGATCTTCACCCGATG ATCTTTACATCACTGATTTTCACCAGAAGTGGTGGGGTGATTATTACCTGCTGGAAGATGTTCACTCCTACATCCAGTG gTTGTTTCCGATACAAGAGCCGGGGGTGAATTGGAGAGCACACGTGctccaaaaaaatgaaataaag CTTTTCCGTAAAgataaaaaagcaaagaaaagattGGTGAAATCGTATGAGCTGATGTTGGATTTCTACGGTATACGTATGGTCGATGAATCAACGGGAGAGGTGGAGCGTTCTGATAACTGGAAGGACCGCTTTAGAAACCTGAACAG CCATACACACAACAGCTTGCGCATCACACGCATCCTGAAGTGTTTGGGGATTCTAGGATTGAAGCACTACCAGGCCCCACTGGTCAAGTTTTTCCTCAATGAAACTCTTGTCGAGGGACAGCTTGAAAACGTGAAGCAAAGTGCGCTAGATTACTTTCTGTTCGCTGTATTGGACAGGTCGGAGAGAAGGGAGCTGGTTAAATTTGCCTTTAAGAATTTCAAGCCCCGAGAAGACTTTGTCTGGGGCCCGAGGAAGATCCTGTCAGGTCAGATGGCGCGCTGCAAAAACGAAAAAATGGACCAGCCAAAAGAGGAAATTCGTAGTAGTGCAGAAGATGAGCAGAATCATTCAGCTGTACacgagaaaaataaaaaagatcgCAAAGATAACGATTGGGCGGCCGTTCCCAACAAATCGAAAGAAAAAGATAGTGAAAATGAGAATGAGggtgtggggaaaaaaattatctgA